Proteins encoded in a region of the Streptomyces sp. NBC_01471 genome:
- a CDS encoding sugar ABC transporter permease: MSVQTEQADSVPKAGPRKEDVPPGGPAAATRRRAGSAGPYLLLLPALLATVVLLGYPLVKNGMLSFQNLNPRQLILHLTEWNGFSNYQDVLGGSDFWKVVERSVFFTAANVVLIMLLGTLTGLLLARLGKKMRLLLMLGLVLAWAMPVIAATTVYQWLFAQRFGVVNYVLDSLGWHSMADYNWTGSQFSTFSVVTLLIVWQSVPFVAINLYAASTTIPKELYEAASLDGAGSWKSFTSVTFPFLKPFLLATTFLEVIWVFKSFAQLFAINGGGPDRLTETLPVYAFVEGVGNQHFGMGAAISFLTIIVLLVLTGYYLRTVLKQEEDEL; encoded by the coding sequence ATGTCAGTGCAGACCGAACAAGCGGACTCGGTCCCCAAGGCCGGCCCCCGCAAGGAAGACGTGCCCCCCGGCGGCCCGGCGGCGGCGACCCGGAGGAGAGCCGGGAGCGCGGGGCCCTATCTGCTCCTGCTGCCCGCACTGCTCGCCACCGTGGTGCTGCTGGGGTACCCGCTGGTCAAGAACGGCATGCTGTCGTTCCAGAACCTCAACCCGCGCCAGCTGATCCTCCACCTGACCGAGTGGAACGGCTTCTCCAACTACCAGGACGTCCTGGGCGGCTCGGACTTCTGGAAGGTCGTCGAGCGGTCGGTCTTCTTCACCGCGGCTAACGTCGTGCTGATCATGCTCCTCGGCACGCTCACCGGCCTGCTGCTCGCCCGCCTCGGCAAGAAGATGCGGCTGCTCCTCATGCTCGGCCTGGTGCTCGCCTGGGCCATGCCGGTCATCGCCGCCACCACCGTCTACCAGTGGCTGTTCGCCCAGCGCTTCGGTGTCGTGAACTACGTACTCGACAGCCTCGGCTGGCACTCGATGGCCGACTACAACTGGACCGGCAGCCAGTTCTCCACCTTCTCGGTGGTGACACTGCTGATCGTCTGGCAGTCGGTCCCCTTCGTGGCGATCAACCTCTATGCCGCCTCGACGACCATCCCCAAGGAGCTGTACGAGGCCGCGTCGCTCGACGGCGCCGGGAGCTGGAAGAGCTTCACCTCGGTGACGTTCCCCTTCCTCAAGCCGTTCCTGCTGGCCACGACGTTCCTCGAAGTCATCTGGGTCTTCAAGTCCTTCGCCCAGCTCTTCGCGATCAACGGCGGCGGCCCGGACCGGCTCACCGAGACCCTGCCCGTGTACGCCTTCGTCGAGGGCGTCGGCAACCAGCACTTCGGCATGGGCGCGGCGATCTCGTTCCTGACGATCATCGTGCTGCTCGTGCTGACCGGCTACTACCTTCGCACCGTACTGAAGCAAGAGGAGGACGAGCTGTGA
- a CDS encoding extracellular solute-binding protein, whose translation MKRGLIAAIGVAAMLASVAACGSDDSKDSKKAGADGYKGQTLTVWAMDGSTPPGWTKDLKAAFKKKTGATVKFETQKWDGIQQKITTALSESTPPDVIEVGNTQTPAYAATGGLADLSDLKSEIGADWTPSLSKSSVYQGKSYAAPWYFADRVVIYNKKVWADAGITGTPKTRAEFFKDLDAIKKKGQAEPIYLPGQNWYFFDGLTIGQGADLVKKDGDKYVSNLGDPKVTAAMELYKKYQSYSKAPKDKDEATPQQAEVFAKGNVGAFVGMGWEAATAVAANKKIAKDIGYFTIPGETAAKPEGVFLGGSNFAVAAASKKQDLAKEFLKMALGDKFEGALAKESGVVPNKASLDSNLKGNAAGEAAAPAAAVSGGTTPLIPEWASVENEPNPIKSYMTSVLSGKSPAAAAAAVEGEINKRLAQKS comes from the coding sequence GTGAAGCGCGGACTCATCGCGGCGATCGGTGTGGCGGCAATGCTGGCAAGCGTCGCGGCCTGTGGCTCGGACGACAGCAAGGACAGCAAGAAGGCGGGGGCCGACGGCTACAAGGGGCAGACCCTGACCGTCTGGGCGATGGACGGGTCCACGCCTCCCGGCTGGACGAAGGACCTCAAGGCCGCCTTCAAGAAGAAGACCGGCGCCACGGTCAAGTTCGAGACGCAGAAGTGGGACGGGATCCAGCAGAAGATCACCACCGCTCTCTCCGAGTCGACCCCGCCGGACGTCATCGAGGTCGGCAACACGCAGACCCCGGCGTACGCGGCGACCGGCGGCCTCGCCGACCTCAGCGACCTGAAGAGCGAGATCGGCGCCGACTGGACGCCGTCGCTCAGCAAGTCCTCGGTCTACCAGGGCAAGTCGTACGCCGCGCCCTGGTACTTCGCCGACCGCGTCGTCATCTACAACAAGAAGGTCTGGGCGGACGCCGGCATCACCGGCACCCCGAAGACCCGCGCCGAGTTCTTCAAGGACCTCGACGCGATCAAGAAGAAGGGCCAGGCCGAGCCGATCTACCTGCCCGGCCAGAACTGGTACTTCTTCGACGGCCTCACCATCGGCCAGGGCGCGGACCTCGTCAAGAAGGACGGCGACAAGTACGTCTCCAACCTCGGCGACCCCAAGGTCACCGCCGCCATGGAGCTCTACAAGAAGTACCAGTCGTACTCCAAGGCGCCCAAGGACAAGGACGAGGCCACCCCGCAGCAGGCCGAGGTCTTCGCCAAGGGCAACGTCGGCGCCTTCGTCGGCATGGGCTGGGAGGCCGCCACCGCCGTCGCGGCCAACAAGAAGATCGCGAAGGACATCGGCTACTTCACCATCCCCGGTGAGACGGCCGCCAAGCCCGAGGGCGTCTTCCTCGGCGGTTCGAACTTCGCGGTGGCCGCGGCCAGCAAGAAGCAGGACCTGGCCAAGGAGTTCCTGAAGATGGCGCTCGGCGACAAGTTCGAGGGCGCGCTCGCCAAGGAGAGCGGCGTCGTCCCGAACAAGGCGTCGCTCGACTCCAACCTCAAGGGCAACGCCGCTGGCGAGGCCGCCGCACCCGCCGCGGCTGTGTCGGGCGGCACGACCCCGCTCATCCCCGAGTGGGCCTCCGTCGAGAACGAGCCCAACCCGATCAAGAGCTACATGACCTCGGTCCTCTCCGGGAAGTCGCCGGCCGCCGCCGCGGCCGCCGTCGAGGGTGAGATCAACAAGCGCCTGGCGCAGAAGAGCTGA
- a CDS encoding GntR family transcriptional regulator, producing the protein MSTSGGTTGPESAAPGRTARVPKYYRLKRHLLDMTETLPPGTPVPPERTLAAEFDTSRTTVRQALQELVVEGRLERIQGKGTFVAKPKVSQALQLTSYTEDMRAQGLEPTSQLLDIGYVTADDTLAGLLDITAGGRVLRIERLRLASGEPMAIETTHLSAKRFPALRRSLVKYTSLYTALSEVYDVRLAEAEETIETSLATPREAGLLGTDVGLPMLMLSRHSIDERGEPVEWVRSVYRGDRYKFVARLRRPTD; encoded by the coding sequence ATGAGCACCAGCGGGGGGACCACCGGGCCGGAAAGCGCGGCACCCGGACGCACCGCGCGGGTGCCCAAGTACTACCGGCTCAAGCGTCACTTGCTCGACATGACGGAGACGCTGCCGCCGGGCACCCCGGTGCCGCCGGAGCGGACCCTGGCAGCCGAGTTCGACACCTCACGCACCACCGTGCGCCAGGCGCTCCAGGAACTGGTCGTGGAGGGCCGGCTGGAACGCATCCAGGGCAAGGGCACCTTCGTGGCCAAGCCCAAGGTCTCGCAGGCCCTGCAGCTCACCTCGTACACCGAGGACATGCGGGCGCAGGGCCTCGAACCCACCTCCCAGCTGCTGGACATCGGCTACGTCACCGCGGACGACACCCTCGCGGGGCTGCTCGACATCACGGCCGGCGGGCGCGTGCTGCGTATCGAGCGGCTGCGGCTGGCGAGCGGTGAGCCGATGGCCATCGAGACGACGCACCTGTCGGCCAAGCGCTTCCCCGCGCTGCGCCGCTCACTCGTGAAGTACACCTCGCTGTACACCGCACTGTCCGAGGTGTACGACGTCCGGCTGGCCGAGGCCGAGGAGACGATCGAGACCTCACTGGCCACCCCGCGGGAGGCCGGGCTGCTCGGTACGGACGTGGGGCTGCCGATGCTGATGCTCTCGCGCCACTCGATCGACGAGCGGGGCGAGCCGGTGGAGTGGGTGCGCTCGGTCTACCGCGGCGACCGCTACAAGTTCGTGGCACGGCTGCGGCGGCCGACGGACTGA
- a CDS encoding DUF3311 domain-containing protein, with the protein MPEKRPVITPVRVIIAVCLIAPFVAMLWVSSYAKVDPAFIGIPFFYWYQMLWVLISTALTMTAYKLWQRDQRARKGGASA; encoded by the coding sequence ATGCCCGAGAAAAGACCGGTGATCACGCCGGTGCGCGTGATCATCGCGGTATGCCTGATCGCACCCTTTGTCGCCATGCTCTGGGTGAGTTCGTACGCGAAGGTGGACCCGGCCTTCATCGGTATCCCGTTCTTCTACTGGTACCAGATGCTCTGGGTGCTCATCTCGACGGCGCTCACGATGACCGCGTACAAGCTGTGGCAGCGTGACCAGCGCGCCCGCAAGGGGGGTGCGTCCGCATGA
- the mctP gene encoding monocarboxylate uptake permease MctP encodes MKDGVNGVALGVFIFFFVAVTVVGFMAARWRRADNAATLDEWGLGGRSFGTWVTWFLLGGDLYTAYTFVAVPAAIYAAGAAGFFAVPYTILVYPLIFTFLPRLWSVSHKHGYVTTSDFVRGRFGSKGLSLAVAVTGILATMPYIALQLVGIQAVLDVMGVGGEGSNWFVKDLPLLIAFAVLAAYTYSSGLRAPALIAFVKDGLIYIVILVAIIYIPVKLGGFDDIFAKAGHAFSQTSPATGKPRGALAPGAAGQWGYATLALGSALALFMYPHSITATLSSRSRNVIRRNTAILPLYSLMLGLLALLGFMAIAAGIKVKNGQLAIPQLFENMFPDWFAGVAFAAIGIGALVPAAIMSIAAANLFTRNIYKDFIKPGATPAQEAKVSKLVSLVVKVGALLFVLAMDPTVAINFQLLGGIWILQTMPALVGGLFTRWFHRWALLAGWAVGMVYGTLAAYGVASPTQAHFGGSSKEIPGIGQIGYIGLTAFVLNVVVTLVLTVVLNAVKAPAGIDETSPEDYTADAGDEGVEVELPSATAGAPAGH; translated from the coding sequence ATGAAGGACGGAGTGAACGGAGTCGCTCTCGGCGTCTTCATCTTCTTCTTCGTGGCCGTCACGGTCGTCGGCTTCATGGCCGCCCGCTGGCGCCGCGCCGACAACGCGGCCACCCTCGACGAATGGGGCCTGGGCGGGCGCTCGTTCGGCACCTGGGTCACCTGGTTCCTGCTCGGCGGCGACCTCTACACGGCGTACACCTTCGTCGCCGTCCCCGCGGCCATCTACGCGGCGGGCGCGGCCGGGTTCTTCGCCGTGCCGTACACGATCCTGGTCTACCCGCTGATCTTCACCTTCCTGCCGCGGCTCTGGTCGGTCTCGCACAAGCACGGGTACGTCACCACGTCGGACTTCGTCCGGGGGCGGTTCGGCTCGAAGGGACTCTCGCTGGCCGTCGCGGTCACCGGCATCCTCGCCACGATGCCGTACATCGCCCTCCAGCTGGTCGGCATCCAGGCGGTGCTCGACGTCATGGGCGTCGGCGGCGAGGGCAGCAACTGGTTCGTCAAGGACCTCCCGCTGCTGATCGCCTTCGCGGTGCTCGCCGCGTACACGTACTCCTCGGGGCTGCGGGCCCCCGCGCTGATCGCCTTCGTCAAGGACGGGCTGATCTACATCGTCATCCTGGTGGCGATCATCTACATCCCGGTCAAGCTCGGCGGCTTCGACGACATCTTCGCCAAGGCCGGCCACGCGTTCTCGCAGACCAGCCCGGCGACGGGCAAGCCGCGCGGAGCGCTCGCGCCGGGCGCCGCCGGCCAGTGGGGCTACGCGACGCTGGCGCTCGGATCGGCGCTCGCGCTGTTCATGTACCCGCACTCGATCACGGCGACGCTCTCCTCGCGCAGCCGCAACGTGATCCGCCGCAACACCGCGATCCTGCCGCTCTACTCGCTGATGCTGGGGCTGCTCGCGCTGCTCGGCTTCATGGCGATCGCCGCGGGCATCAAGGTGAAGAACGGCCAGCTGGCGATCCCGCAGCTGTTCGAGAACATGTTCCCCGACTGGTTCGCGGGCGTGGCCTTCGCCGCCATCGGCATCGGCGCGCTGGTACCGGCCGCGATCATGTCCATCGCGGCGGCGAACCTGTTCACCCGCAACATCTACAAGGACTTCATCAAACCGGGCGCGACACCCGCCCAGGAGGCCAAGGTCTCCAAGCTGGTCTCGCTCGTGGTGAAGGTCGGCGCACTCCTCTTCGTGCTCGCCATGGACCCGACGGTGGCGATCAACTTCCAGCTCCTCGGCGGCATCTGGATCCTCCAGACGATGCCGGCGCTGGTCGGCGGGCTCTTCACCCGGTGGTTCCACCGCTGGGCACTGCTCGCGGGCTGGGCGGTCGGCATGGTGTACGGCACACTCGCCGCGTACGGCGTGGCGAGCCCGACGCAGGCGCACTTCGGCGGCTCCTCCAAGGAGATCCCGGGCATCGGCCAGATCGGCTACATCGGTCTGACCGCGTTCGTGCTGAACGTCGTCGTGACGCTGGTGCTCACCGTCGTGCTCAACGCGGTGAAGGCGCCCGCCGGAATCGACGAGACCTCCCCGGAGGACTACACGGCCGACGCCGGTGACGAGGGCGTCGAGGTGGAGCTCCCGTCGGCCACGGCAGGCGCCCCCGCCGGCCACTGA
- a CDS encoding ribonucleoside-diphosphate reductase subunit alpha, whose amino-acid sequence MTIAPTAPVSEQVADAPGTVLLRTLTDLTADLTDTDPGRVAAAALRGRNAASDEAELRELATEAAAGLISEDPAYSRLAARLLTRTIADEAAGQGAVSFSSSVAVGHREGLIADRTAAFVKLHSARLDATIDTEADDRFGYFGLRTLYSRYLLRHPITRQVIETPQHFMLRVACGLAADESAGALAEVGSLYGLMSRLDYLPSSPTLFNSGTRHPQMSSCYLLDSPLDQLDSIYGRYHEVARLSKHAGGIGLSYSRIRSRGSLIRGTNGHSNGIVPFLKTLDASVAAVNQGGRRKGAAAVYLETWHSDIEEFLELRDNTGEDARRTHNLNLAHWVPDEFMRRVDTDGTWSLFSPADVPELTDLWGDAFDAAYRKAEADGLARKTIPARELYGRMMRTLAQTGQGWMTFKDASNRTANQTAEPGSVVHSSNLCTEILEVTDDGETAVCNLGSVNVGAFVSGGSLDWERLDATVRTAVTFLDRVVDINFYPTEQAGRSNAKWRPVGLGLMGLQDVFFQLRLPFDSPQAKALSTRISERIMLAAYEASCDLAERSGPLPAWEKTRAARGVLHPDHYATELTWPERWDALRARIAKTGMRNSLLLAIAPTATIASIAGVYECIEPQVSNLFKRETLSGEFLQVNAYLVNELKELGVWDAQSREALREASGSVQGFSWIPEEVRALYRTAWEIPQRGLIDMAAARTPYIDQSQSLNLFLETPTIGKLSSMYAYAWKQGIKTTYYLRSRPATRIARAARSATVPAQQAPAAADADAIACSLENPESCEACQ is encoded by the coding sequence GTGACCATCGCGCCCACCGCACCTGTCTCCGAGCAGGTGGCGGATGCCCCGGGAACCGTACTGCTGCGGACCCTGACCGACCTCACCGCCGATCTCACCGACACCGACCCGGGCCGGGTCGCCGCTGCCGCCCTGCGCGGACGCAACGCCGCGTCGGACGAGGCCGAGCTGCGGGAGCTGGCCACCGAGGCGGCCGCGGGTCTCATCTCCGAGGACCCCGCGTACTCGCGGCTGGCCGCCAGGCTGCTCACCCGCACCATCGCGGACGAGGCGGCGGGACAGGGCGCGGTGTCGTTCTCCTCGTCGGTCGCCGTCGGACACCGCGAGGGCCTGATCGCCGACCGCACGGCCGCGTTCGTGAAGCTCCACTCGGCCCGGCTCGACGCGACCATCGACACCGAAGCCGACGACCGCTTCGGATACTTCGGGCTGCGCACCCTCTACAGCCGCTACCTGCTGCGCCACCCGATCACCCGCCAGGTGATCGAGACCCCCCAGCACTTCATGCTCCGGGTCGCCTGCGGCCTGGCCGCCGACGAATCGGCCGGCGCCCTGGCGGAGGTCGGCTCGCTGTACGGGCTGATGAGCCGCCTCGACTATCTGCCCTCGTCCCCCACTCTCTTCAACTCGGGCACCCGGCACCCGCAGATGTCCTCCTGCTATCTGCTGGACTCGCCGCTCGACCAGCTGGACTCGATCTACGGGCGCTACCACGAGGTGGCGCGCCTGTCGAAGCACGCGGGCGGCATCGGTCTCTCGTACTCCCGCATCCGCTCCCGCGGTTCGCTGATCCGCGGCACCAACGGGCACTCCAACGGCATCGTCCCCTTCCTCAAGACCCTCGACGCCTCGGTCGCGGCGGTGAACCAGGGCGGCCGGCGCAAGGGCGCCGCAGCCGTCTACCTGGAGACCTGGCACTCGGACATCGAGGAGTTCCTGGAGCTGCGCGACAACACCGGTGAGGACGCCCGGCGTACGCACAACCTCAACCTGGCCCACTGGGTGCCCGACGAGTTCATGCGCCGGGTCGACACGGACGGCACCTGGTCGCTGTTCTCGCCCGCCGATGTACCGGAGCTGACCGATCTGTGGGGCGACGCCTTCGACGCCGCGTACCGCAAGGCGGAGGCCGACGGGCTGGCCAGGAAGACCATCCCGGCGCGGGAGCTGTACGGGCGGATGATGCGCACCCTCGCACAGACCGGCCAGGGCTGGATGACCTTCAAGGACGCGTCGAACCGTACGGCCAACCAGACCGCCGAGCCCGGCTCCGTCGTCCACTCGTCGAACCTGTGCACCGAGATCCTGGAGGTGACGGACGACGGCGAGACCGCCGTCTGCAACCTGGGCTCGGTCAACGTCGGCGCGTTCGTCTCCGGCGGCTCGCTCGACTGGGAGCGCCTCGACGCGACCGTCCGCACCGCGGTCACCTTCCTCGACCGGGTCGTGGACATCAACTTCTACCCGACCGAGCAGGCGGGCCGCTCCAACGCCAAGTGGCGCCCGGTGGGCCTGGGCCTGATGGGGCTCCAGGACGTCTTCTTCCAGCTGCGGCTGCCCTTCGACTCCCCGCAGGCGAAGGCGCTCTCCACGCGGATCTCCGAGCGGATCATGCTCGCCGCGTACGAGGCGTCCTGCGACCTCGCCGAGAGGAGCGGACCGCTCCCCGCCTGGGAGAAGACCCGTGCGGCGCGTGGTGTGCTGCACCCCGACCACTACGCGACCGAGCTCACCTGGCCGGAGCGCTGGGACGCGCTGCGCGCCCGGATCGCGAAGACCGGGATGCGCAACTCGCTGCTCCTCGCCATCGCTCCGACCGCCACCATCGCCTCGATCGCCGGGGTGTACGAGTGCATCGAGCCGCAGGTCTCCAACCTCTTCAAGCGCGAGACGCTCTCCGGTGAATTCCTCCAGGTCAACGCGTACTTGGTGAACGAGCTGAAGGAACTGGGCGTCTGGGACGCGCAGTCCCGCGAGGCGCTGCGCGAGGCCAGCGGGTCGGTGCAGGGCTTCAGCTGGATCCCCGAGGAGGTCCGGGCGCTGTACCGCACGGCGTGGGAGATCCCGCAGCGCGGTCTGATCGACATGGCCGCGGCCCGTACCCCGTACATCGACCAGAGCCAGTCGCTGAACCTCTTCCTGGAGACGCCCACCATCGGGAAGCTCTCCTCGATGTACGCGTACGCGTGGAAGCAGGGCATCAAGACCACGTACTACCTGCGCTCGCGTCCGGCGACGCGCATCGCGCGGGCGGCGCGCTCCGCCACCGTCCCCGCCCAGCAGGCACCGGCCGCCGCCGACGCGGACGCCATCGCCTGCTCCCTTGAGAACCCCGAGTCCTGCGAGGCCTGCCAGTAA
- a CDS encoding ribonucleotide-diphosphate reductase subunit beta → MSDEPQKTAKNLLDPGFELTLRPMRYPDFYERYRDAIKNTWTVEEVDLHSDVTDLGKLSPGEQHMIGRLVAFFATGDSIVSNNLVLTLYKHINSPEARLYLSRQLFEEAVHVQFYLTLLDTYLPDPEDRAAAFDAVEEIPSIREKAQFCFRWMDSVEKIDQLETQADRRRFLLNLICFAACIEGLFFYGAFAYVYWFRSRGLLHGLATGTNWVFRDETMHMNFAFEVVDTVRKEEPELFDDALRQQVTDMMREAVEAELQFGRDLCGDGLPGMNTESMREYLQCVADQRLTRLGFAPVYGSENPFSFMELQGVQELTNFFERRPSAYQVAVEGSVSFDDDF, encoded by the coding sequence ATGAGTGACGAACCCCAGAAGACCGCGAAGAACCTGCTCGACCCGGGCTTCGAACTGACCCTGCGTCCGATGCGCTACCCGGACTTCTACGAGCGCTACCGCGACGCGATCAAGAACACCTGGACGGTCGAGGAGGTCGACCTCCACTCGGACGTGACCGACCTGGGCAAGCTCTCGCCGGGTGAGCAGCACATGATCGGCCGGCTGGTCGCGTTCTTCGCGACGGGCGACTCGATCGTTTCCAACAACCTGGTGCTGACGCTCTACAAGCACATCAACTCCCCCGAGGCGCGGCTGTACCTCTCGCGCCAGCTGTTCGAGGAGGCCGTGCACGTCCAGTTCTATCTGACGCTGCTCGACACCTATCTCCCCGACCCGGAGGACCGTGCGGCGGCCTTCGACGCGGTCGAGGAGATCCCCTCCATCCGTGAGAAGGCGCAGTTCTGCTTCCGGTGGATGGACTCGGTCGAGAAGATCGACCAGCTGGAGACGCAGGCGGACCGCCGCCGCTTCCTGCTGAACCTGATCTGCTTCGCCGCGTGCATCGAGGGGCTGTTCTTCTACGGGGCCTTCGCGTACGTGTACTGGTTCCGCTCGCGGGGGCTGTTGCACGGTCTCGCGACCGGCACCAACTGGGTGTTCCGCGACGAGACCATGCACATGAACTTCGCGTTCGAGGTGGTCGACACGGTCCGCAAGGAGGAGCCCGAGCTCTTCGACGACGCGCTGCGCCAGCAGGTCACCGACATGATGCGCGAAGCGGTCGAGGCTGAGCTGCAGTTCGGCCGGGACCTGTGCGGCGACGGGCTGCCGGGGATGAACACCGAGTCGATGCGCGAGTACCTCCAGTGCGTGGCCGACCAGCGGCTGACCCGGCTGGGCTTCGCCCCGGTGTACGGCTCGGAGAACCCGTTCTCCTTCATGGAGCTGCAGGGTGTGCAGGAGCTGACGAACTTCTTCGAACGGCGCCCTTCGGCGTACCAGGTCGCGGTCGAGGGTTCGGTCTCCTTCGACGACGACTTCTGA
- a CDS encoding TetR/AcrR family transcriptional regulator: MSKGAVHHHFPDKRSIFDEVFRESQRAVMAQVAEAASAEGASPWALAESSARAFLRSFETDADKRPLLRQSAGVLGAERCRRIDEELALPQMRFLLELLDERGEPQPADLDAAATVIFRMLCEAATSVAFARAPGKAAREAGQVVIHLLSGLRRPAGS; encoded by the coding sequence GTGAGCAAGGGGGCCGTCCACCATCACTTCCCCGACAAGCGGTCGATCTTCGACGAGGTCTTCCGCGAGAGTCAGCGGGCCGTGATGGCGCAGGTCGCGGAGGCCGCATCGGCCGAAGGGGCGTCTCCGTGGGCGCTCGCGGAGTCCTCGGCCCGGGCCTTCCTGCGCAGCTTCGAGACCGACGCGGACAAGAGGCCCCTGCTGCGGCAGTCGGCCGGGGTCCTCGGCGCCGAACGCTGCCGCAGGATCGACGAAGAGCTGGCGCTGCCGCAGATGCGCTTCCTGCTGGAACTGCTGGACGAGCGCGGTGAACCGCAGCCCGCCGACCTGGACGCCGCGGCAACCGTGATCTTCCGCATGCTCTGCGAGGCAGCGACATCGGTGGCCTTCGCCCGTGCCCCCGGGAAGGCGGCTCGCGAGGCCGGGCAGGTCGTCATCCACCTGCTCTCGGGGCTGCGCAGGCCTGCGGGGTCATGA
- a CDS encoding family 20 glycosylhydrolase: MASRHSAAVALAAVAALCAAVLPVRSAAAGETAGGAPPEVLPALSEWHGEAGRFTLTGRARIVLRGTDHRTDTDAGRFAGELTGHHRVTHGAARDGDVVLARQPSLQDRLGKEGYRISVGDRVTVTAATSTGVFYGTRTVLQLLNDDSRAARGSATDIPAYRERGVGVCACYIHVSVPWFERLMKDMASQKLNQLWIEAKVRSDVDPETAFWGYYTKTEVRQLAALAAKYHIELVPEINSPGHMDPYLKNHPELQLKDKNGVPSPTRLDISGPAALTYYTSLVDEALKAWGAKQWHMGADEYMIGSAYPDYPQLRAEAVKRFGAGATPDDLFTDFINRVNSHVKAAGHPLRIWNDGLTGKNSAVPLDRDVTVEHWTSGGTMETPSQLIAEGRPVMNSAYSLYLVRGGYTTQTQRLYDSDWSPLEFEGQTLASKPANLTGAKISLWPDSAAAETENEVEAKTFMPLRFIAQATWGGPKPSPTYAGFEALAKKIGHAPGWSDTDRTPVADGTYKLTAEDHKTLAPAAGSDVVFGTDPSAAWTLKATDDGYYTLTSATGQCLEDNRGELHTGAPLDVGSELSVNTCSADSRTQRWQLERSAGGLLIRNAVSQLAVGERAPDGAAVQSLRGQTFGTVS; encoded by the coding sequence ATGGCAAGCCGACATTCCGCGGCCGTGGCCCTGGCGGCAGTTGCCGCGCTGTGTGCGGCGGTGCTGCCGGTGCGGAGCGCGGCGGCCGGGGAGACAGCCGGCGGCGCACCGCCCGAGGTGCTGCCCGCGCTGAGTGAATGGCACGGTGAGGCGGGCCGGTTCACGCTGACCGGGCGCGCCCGCATCGTGCTGCGGGGCACGGACCACCGTACGGACACCGACGCCGGACGCTTCGCCGGCGAGCTGACAGGACACCACCGGGTCACCCACGGCGCGGCCCGGGACGGCGATGTCGTACTGGCCCGACAGCCTTCCCTCCAGGACCGGCTGGGCAAGGAGGGCTACCGCATCTCGGTGGGCGACCGGGTGACCGTGACCGCGGCCACCTCCACCGGTGTCTTCTACGGCACTCGCACCGTGCTCCAGCTCCTGAACGACGACAGCCGGGCGGCCCGCGGCTCCGCCACCGACATCCCCGCGTACCGCGAGCGCGGTGTCGGCGTGTGCGCCTGCTACATCCACGTCTCCGTCCCGTGGTTCGAGCGGCTCATGAAGGACATGGCGTCCCAGAAGCTCAACCAGCTCTGGATCGAGGCCAAGGTCAGGAGCGACGTCGACCCGGAGACCGCCTTCTGGGGCTACTACACCAAGACGGAGGTCCGGCAGCTGGCCGCGCTGGCGGCGAAGTACCACATCGAGCTGGTCCCCGAGATCAACTCCCCAGGCCACATGGACCCGTATCTGAAGAACCACCCCGAGCTCCAGCTCAAGGACAAGAACGGGGTGCCGTCACCGACCCGGCTGGACATCTCCGGGCCGGCGGCGCTGACCTACTACACCTCGCTGGTCGACGAGGCGCTGAAGGCCTGGGGCGCCAAGCAGTGGCACATGGGCGCGGACGAGTACATGATCGGCTCCGCGTACCCCGACTACCCGCAGCTGCGGGCCGAGGCGGTGAAGCGGTTCGGCGCCGGAGCGACCCCGGACGATCTCTTCACCGACTTCATCAACCGGGTCAACTCCCATGTGAAGGCCGCCGGACACCCGCTGCGCATCTGGAACGACGGGCTGACCGGCAAGAACTCGGCCGTCCCGCTCGACCGTGACGTCACCGTCGAGCACTGGACCAGCGGCGGCACCATGGAGACGCCGTCCCAGCTCATCGCCGAGGGCCGTCCCGTGATGAACTCCGCGTACTCGCTCTATCTCGTACGCGGCGGCTACACGACGCAGACCCAGCGGCTGTACGACAGCGACTGGTCCCCGCTGGAGTTCGAAGGCCAGACCCTGGCGTCGAAGCCCGCCAATCTGACGGGCGCGAAGATCTCCCTCTGGCCGGACAGCGCGGCGGCCGAGACCGAGAACGAGGTCGAGGCCAAGACCTTCATGCCGCTGCGGTTCATCGCGCAGGCGACCTGGGGCGGGCCGAAGCCGAGCCCGACGTACGCCGGTTTCGAGGCGCTCGCGAAGAAGATCGGGCACGCCCCGGGCTGGTCGGACACCGACCGTACGCCGGTCGCCGACGGCACCTACAAGCTGACGGCCGAGGACCACAAGACCCTTGCCCCGGCGGCCGGTTCTGACGTGGTGTTCGGAACGGACCCGTCCGCGGCCTGGACGCTGAAGGCCACCGACGACGGCTACTACACCCTGACGTCGGCCACCGGCCAGTGCCTGGAGGACAACCGGGGCGAGCTGCACACCGGGGCTCCGCTCGATGTGGGCTCGGAGCTCTCGGTGAACACCTGCTCGGCGGACTCACGCACCCAGCGCTGGCAGCTGGAGCGCTCGGCCGGCGGCCTGCTGATCCGCAACGCCGTCTCCCAGCTCGCCGTCGGCGAACGGGCTCCGGACGGCGCCGCGGTCCAGTCGCTGCGCGGTCAGACGTTCGGAACGGTCTCGTAG